The genomic window AGCCACCGCGAAACAATCGACGCGGCGGAAGGCGGCGGCCCGGCCGCCGCGGGTAATACCGCGGCGGCCGGGGAGACCCCGACACCAAAGGCGAAGGCGCCACCGGTGACATGCCCGTCGACGCGGGAGACCGTTCGCCAGGACACCGTGTAGACGCCGTTTCCGGGCGCTTGAATCGGCACCCGCAGAGCGAGGGCATTGCCCGGTACCGGCGCCGCGGGGCCGCTGCTTATGGTGCGCCCGCTCGCGTCCACGACCTGAATCGTCGACAATGCGGGTTCCGGCTCTTCCGTGAAGGTGAGCGTGAGGGCATCCGGCGCCTGCTGCAATACTGCGCCCGAGGCCGGCTGGGACTGTCGCAGCAGGGCGTGGGCCGAGGCCGCGGTCGCGAGCGATAGCGCGGCGGCAACGCCCAGGAGCGCGCCGCGGACGCTGCGCGGGACCGATAATCCGAGGGGCTGCGTGTCGATGCCTGACGAGTTCGTCGTTAGCCCGGCCGTCTCCGCCGCATCGCGCCGAGTCCGACGAGGATGCCCAAGAGTCCGGCGACGAGTCCGATCGTCCCGATCGTGTTGGCGCGGGCCGCGGCCGACCCGGCCTCCTCCACGCGCGGACCGAGCCGCTGCACCAGGCCGTTCAACTCCGCCGGCGACGGATCCTTGACCGGAAACTCGATCGCGCTCGCGTCCTGCACGTTGTCGAAGGTCTTGTCCGAGGACGTAAACGTCTCGTCGATCTTTTGGTTGTCCACGGTCCCACTGAAGTGGAACGAGTATGTGCCCGGCCGAGTCGGCACAATCTGCGCGCGGTAATCGCCCTGCCGGCCGAACGCGCGGCCGAAGACCCGCTCGATATCGAGCGGATCGCTGGTCTGGGAACCGAAGCGAACCTCCACCTTGAGCGTATCGGTCAAGTCGACGATAGGCTTGCCGGCTTTGTCCGCAAGGAGGAGCTGCACGCTGTTCTTGATGCCGGTAAAGGGCGGCTCGTCCCCCCAGCCGACGGTCATCACGATCGATCCCACTGTGCGATGTTCGTGGGCCGGCGCGGGCAGCGCGCCCGCCGCCAGGATACCGGCGATGCCGGCGATAACAGCCGCCCAACGGGACGCAATCCTCGACATGGGTCCCCCCTCAGCGTCCGCTCCCGTCCGGCTTTGTAAGACCCTGACGGACGGCAAACGTGGCAAGTTCGACACGGTTGCGCAGATGCAGTTTGGCGAGGATGTTTTGCAGATGCCGCTTGACCGTGCCCTCGACGATCCCCAGGGTATCGCCAATCTCTTTGTTCGGCAATCCGCGCGCGACCAGTGTCAGGATCTCTTCTTCGCGCGGCGTAAGCGTCGGCAGGGAGAGAGAGGCCGTCCCGCGTTGTGTGAACTCGCGCAGGATGCGGCCGGCGATGCCCCGCGAGATTCTCGCATCCCCGTGGACCAGTGCTTCCAAGTATTCGAGCCAGAGTTCGGGCTCAACGTTTTTGATCAGGTAGCCTTGCGCACCGCATCGGATCGCCTCGAAGAAGTCCTGCGGGTCGTCTGAGACGCTCAGAACCACCACCAGGACCGCCGGAAACTGCTCCTTGATCGCGCGGATGGCTTCGAGTCCGCCGAGTCCCGGCATCCGCAGGTCCATCAATACCAGATCGGGATGGAGTTCGCGGACCTTCGCGACGGCGGTCTCCGCGTTGGTCGCCTCGCCGACGATCTCGAAGGTGGGCGATCCGGCCAGAACTGTTCGAATGGCGCGCCGGGCAAGGTCGCTGTCGTCGACAATCAATGTGCGGGTCATGACGCGACCCGGTACGGCATTCGGAAGGTCACCGCGGTTCCGGCGTCGTCTGTTCCTGCCGAGAGCCGGACGGTGCCGCCTGCCGCGCGCGCGTGCTCCGCCAAGGCCGCCAGGCCATAACGGCCCTGCGCGGGTCCCGCCGGCGAATCTGGGAGCCCGCGTCCATCGTCGGACACGACGACGGTGAGCTCCGTGGGGCCCCAGGCAATCCGGACGAGGAACGTCCGGGCCTGCGCGTGCTTGGCCACGTTATGAAGCGCCTCACGAACGACCGCCATCGTGTGAAGCTGCTGCTCGAGGGACAATTCTCGAGGGAGTCCGTCCTCCTGCACTTCCCCGGCGACGCCGTGGAGCTCCACGAACCGCTGCACATAGCCGCGGATCCAGGCATTCAACGGTTCGCCCGGCTCCGGGCCGGTGCGGAGGTCGAAGATCGCATCTCGAACTCGCAACGAGGTGTCTTGAACCGCCCTTGCGATCTCGGCGGCGATCGGCCGAGCCTCACCCGGATCAGCCGGCTTTATTGTCGCGTCCGCGCGTGGCGAGTCCGTCGGCGCAAGCGACCGTTCGAGCGCGGTCGCTTTGACGTTCAAGAAGAACAGCGCCTGCGCCACCCCGTCGTGCAGCTCTCGTGCGAGCCGCTCGCGTTCCGCCGACACCGCCTGCGCAATTTGCGTGGCCCGCAACTGTGCGTCCGCTGCCTCGAGCCGGCGATAGATTGGCAGGAGGATGATCGCGGAAATCACCAGGGCGGCCGCGCCGGTCAAGACGTTCCCGAGCATTTCCGGGAGCGCATCGTGCAGGTACTCTGGCAGCACTTCGTGCCGGAGTACCTCCGCGGCAAAAACGAACAGCGCTGGGACCAACACCGTCCACACGCGAAACGAAGCACGCCCCGCACGTCGCGCAATACCCGCGCTGCGCGCGCGAGGCCGTGTGGCCTCCGGCCACTCGTGCGTTACGTCGCCGGCAGGCGGCATACGTCCATTATAGTGTCCGCGCG from bacterium includes these protein-coding regions:
- a CDS encoding response regulator transcription factor, translated to MTRTLIVDDSDLARRAIRTVLAGSPTFEIVGEATNAETAVAKVRELHPDLVLMDLRMPGLGGLEAIRAIKEQFPAVLVVVLSVSDDPQDFFEAIRCGAQGYLIKNVEPELWLEYLEALVHGDARISRGIAGRILREFTQRGTASLSLPTLTPREEEILTLVARGLPNKEIGDTLGIVEGTVKRHLQNILAKLHLRNRVELATFAVRQGLTKPDGSGR
- a CDS encoding histidine kinase, translating into MWTVLVPALFVFAAEVLRHEVLPEYLHDALPEMLGNVLTGAAALVISAIILLPIYRRLEAADAQLRATQIAQAVSAERERLARELHDGVAQALFFLNVKATALERSLAPTDSPRADATIKPADPGEARPIAAEIARAVQDTSLRVRDAIFDLRTGPEPGEPLNAWIRGYVQRFVELHGVAGEVQEDGLPRELSLEQQLHTMAVVREALHNVAKHAQARTFLVRIAWGPTELTVVVSDDGRGLPDSPAGPAQGRYGLAALAEHARAAGGTVRLSAGTDDAGTAVTFRMPYRVAS